The sequence below is a genomic window from Chondrinema litorale.
TCAGGAAAATATAAGTGCAAATTATGAAGCAGGTATCTTAACGGTTACAGTTCCTAAAAAACCAGAGTCTAAACCAAGGATAATCTCTATAAACTAACAAGATTCAATCTTAATCTGACACAAACCGGATTGATTGATTTAGTGAAGAAGAATTTAGGCAGCATACACGGAATAAGAATTGAATTCGCCTGAATAGTAGCGAAAATCCGGTTTTTAAAATACTAACCACATACAATATAAATGGGAAAGTTAATCTCTACGGATTACGATTCGACGGAGGTTAACAATCCCCACCTTTTTATTTTTATAGGATTATTTAAATTCTGTAAAACGATCTAAAAAAAGGTTAAAACGCGGTTAAAAACTGTTAAAAACGAATAATTTATCGCCTATTCCAATTTTATTTACGTAACTCAATTTAAGAACTTAATAAAAATAAGGAGATATACACATGAAAAACTTTGGAAAAACACTTTTAGCAGCAGTTCTTGGTGGAGCAATCACCATCGGAGCTTACAAAGTTGCCTTTGACAACAAACCAGTAATTATAGAGAAAGCTGCAAACCCTGTGGCAAGTGTAGCTAAATACAATAACCTTAGCGATAATATAAATTTAGACTTTTCAACTACTGCGGCAGTTGCTACTCCTGCAGTTGTACATATTACTTCAACTATAACCAGCTCAGTACAAGGCCAGCAATTACAGCAAATACCGGCTCCATTTCGCTTCTTCTTCGACGAAGACCAATTAAGACAACAGCAGCAAGCACCTAGCGAAAAAAAAGGAAGTGGTTCTGGTGTTATTATTTCTGATGATGGATATATTGTTACAAACAACCACGTAGTAGAAGATGCAAACGAATTACAAGTAGTTTTAAATGATAAAAGAAGTTATACTGCTACAGTAATTGGTACAGACCCATCTACAGACTTAGCCTTAATAAAGATAGACGAAAGCGATTTACCAGCAATTACTATTGGTAATTCTGACAATGTAAAAACTGGCGAATGGGTAATGGCAGTTGGTAACCCTTTTAACTTAGAATCAACAGTTACTGCTGGTATCGTAAGTGCAAAAGGCCGTAGCATTGGTATATTTGGTGGAGGTGCAAACATCGAATCTTTTATCCAGACTGATGCTGCTGTAAATCCAGGTAACAGTGGTGGTGCACTTGTAAACCTAAACGGAGAATTAATTGGAATTAACACTGCAATTGCTTCACCAACAGGTTCTTATTCAGGTTATTCCTTCGCAGTTCCTTCTAACTTAGCTAAAAAAGTAGTTGACGACTTAATGCAGTACGGTAAAGTGCAAAGAGCTTTTCTTGGAGTTAGAATCTCTGACTTAAACGGTGATCTTGCTAGAGAACTTAAAGCTAATATTTCTCAAGGTGTAGTTGTAGGTGAAGTTAACGAAAACTCAAGTGCAGAAGAAGGTGGTATCGAGCAAGGAGACATCATTGTGAAAGTAGACAACAAGAAAGTCAACTCCGTACCTCAGTTACAAGAGATAATTGGTGGTAAAAGACCAGGTGACGAAGTAAGTGTTGTGGTAAACAGAAATGGTAGTGAGAAAACACTAGATGTAGTTTTAAAAGGTGAAAGTGGAACTGAGAAATTAGTTTCTGCTAATAAAAGCGAGTTACTACAATCTCTAGGTGCAGAATTTACACCGATAACTAAAGAAGACCAATCTAAATATAGAATTCAGAGCGGTATAAAAGTAAATAAATTATATGCTGGTAAATTAAGAGCACAAACCAATATTAGAGAAGGTTTTATCATAACCAGAATTAATAAACAAGATGTTACTTCTATTGATCAACTAGAACAAATGCTTTCTCAAGAAGATGGTGGTGTATTAATAGAAGGGATTAATCCAGAAACTGGAAGAAAAGAATATCACGGTTTTGGAATGTAATCCAAATAAAATATAAACCATCTAAACGACATATAGAATAAAAGACCTGCTAATTATTCAGCAGGTCTTTTTTTATGCATTCACATAAAAAATCGGTACTAATCTCTAACTTTGAGTCATCATAAAATCAAGCATATATTAATTCATGGAAATAAAAAAGATTGCCTTAAACGATACCCACGAAGCATTAGGAGCGAAAATGGTAGATTTTGCCGGATACAATATGCCGGTTAGATATACATCAGATTTAGAAGAACACCACCAAGTTAGAGATAATGTGGGTGTATTTGATGTTTCGCATATGGGAGAGTTTATGGTAACTGGCCCCAAAGCAATTGAGCTTATACAAAAAATATCTTCAAACGATGCTTCTAAGCTCTTTGATGGCAAAGCACAGTATTCATGTATAATGAACCCAGAAGGTGGTATTGTAGATGATTTTCTAGTTTATCGCTTTAATGAAGAAAAATATTTACTAGTGGTAAATGCTTCTAACATCGAAAAAGACTGGAACTGGATTTCGGCACAAAATACGATGGGAGCTACAATGGAAAATATTTCCGATCAAACCTCACTTTTCGCTATACAAGGCCCAAAAGCTACTGAAGTTTTACAAAAACTAACCGATGTTACACTTTCAGACATGGGTTATTATACTTTTACACAAGGTACATTCGCTGGTGAAAAAGATGTAATAATCTCGGCTACTGGTTACACTGGCTCTGGTGGTTTCGAAATTTATGTACCTAATGCATCAGCGCAAAAAGTTTGGGATGCCATTTTCGAAGCAGGTAAAGATGCTGGCATAAAACCAGTAGGTTTGGCTGCTCGTGATACACTCCGTTTAGAAATGGGCTTCTGCTTATATGGTAACGATATAGACGATACTACCACTCCACTTGAAGCAGGCCTAGGTTGGATCACCAAACTTAAAAAAGGAGACTTTATAGGTTCTGACAAACTAGTAAAGCAAAAAGAAGCAGGTTTAAGCAAAAAACTAATAGGGTTTATTCTTTCAGACAGAGGTATTCCTCGTAGCCATTACCCGATTGTAAACAGCGAAGGAAAAAAAATTGGTGAAGTTACATCAGGTACTATGTCTCCTGTTTTAAAGCAAGGTGTAGGTATGGGTTATGTAGAAATTGCTTACGCTGAACCAGATTCAGAAATATTTATTGAAGTAAGAAACAGAAAGTTAAAGGCGATTGTAAAAAAAGCTCCGTTTATTAATTAATTGAGAACTCAGCTAACAAAACGCATCAAAAATGGTTTTCTAAAGTAAAAAAAGCCATTTTGGTATTTAATTTTGTTTGTTAGCTGAGTATCCTATTTTTGCTACAAACTTTAATTTATCCCCCGATTTATGTCAAAGGAAGTAAAAGTTGCATCATTAACTATTCTCGCAGGAGTAATTCTTTTTGTTGGTGTCAGATTTTTAAAAGGCATTGCCATTTTCAGCAATATCAATACTTACTATGTTGTATATAATGATATTGATGGATTAAAAACATCTAACCCCGTAATTTTAAATGGACTGCCAGTTGGGCGAGTAAGTAACATTGATATTCTACAAGACCAGAACAATAAACTTCTGGTGACTATGGAGATTAAAGATAATCTCATTATAAAAGACAAAACAGTTG
It includes:
- a CDS encoding Do family serine endopeptidase, giving the protein MKNFGKTLLAAVLGGAITIGAYKVAFDNKPVIIEKAANPVASVAKYNNLSDNINLDFSTTAAVATPAVVHITSTITSSVQGQQLQQIPAPFRFFFDEDQLRQQQQAPSEKKGSGSGVIISDDGYIVTNNHVVEDANELQVVLNDKRSYTATVIGTDPSTDLALIKIDESDLPAITIGNSDNVKTGEWVMAVGNPFNLESTVTAGIVSAKGRSIGIFGGGANIESFIQTDAAVNPGNSGGALVNLNGELIGINTAIASPTGSYSGYSFAVPSNLAKKVVDDLMQYGKVQRAFLGVRISDLNGDLARELKANISQGVVVGEVNENSSAEEGGIEQGDIIVKVDNKKVNSVPQLQEIIGGKRPGDEVSVVVNRNGSEKTLDVVLKGESGTEKLVSANKSELLQSLGAEFTPITKEDQSKYRIQSGIKVNKLYAGKLRAQTNIREGFIITRINKQDVTSIDQLEQMLSQEDGGVLIEGINPETGRKEYHGFGM
- the gcvT gene encoding glycine cleavage system aminomethyltransferase GcvT, which encodes MEIKKIALNDTHEALGAKMVDFAGYNMPVRYTSDLEEHHQVRDNVGVFDVSHMGEFMVTGPKAIELIQKISSNDASKLFDGKAQYSCIMNPEGGIVDDFLVYRFNEEKYLLVVNASNIEKDWNWISAQNTMGATMENISDQTSLFAIQGPKATEVLQKLTDVTLSDMGYYTFTQGTFAGEKDVIISATGYTGSGGFEIYVPNASAQKVWDAIFEAGKDAGIKPVGLAARDTLRLEMGFCLYGNDIDDTTTPLEAGLGWITKLKKGDFIGSDKLVKQKEAGLSKKLIGFILSDRGIPRSHYPIVNSEGKKIGEVTSGTMSPVLKQGVGMGYVEIAYAEPDSEIFIEVRNRKLKAIVKKAPFIN